In Catenulispora sp. MAP5-51, the following proteins share a genomic window:
- a CDS encoding TetR-like C-terminal domain-containing protein — protein MTALLGTVGTVGMAGTVEDATPPAERWVAFFEHIDAYHRFYGAMLGRKGSPWFADRMRAALSAMVTAHLPAAETDLVPAVLGAMFTQSSTWWLEAGRPVPPREIAATSARLAGAVIREAGRGSEGGDPRQ, from the coding sequence ATGACCGCACTGCTGGGCACGGTCGGCACGGTCGGCATGGCCGGCACGGTCGAGGACGCCACCCCGCCGGCCGAGCGCTGGGTCGCCTTCTTCGAGCACATCGACGCCTACCACCGCTTCTACGGCGCCATGCTCGGCCGCAAGGGCAGCCCCTGGTTCGCCGACCGGATGCGCGCGGCGCTGTCGGCCATGGTGACCGCGCACCTGCCTGCTGCGGAGACTGATCTGGTCCCGGCCGTCCTCGGTGCGATGTTCACGCAGTCCAGCACCTGGTGGCTCGAAGCCGGCCGGCCGGTGCCGCCGCGCGAGATCGCCGCCACGTCGGCGCGGCTGGCGGGCGCGGTGATCCGGGAGGCCGGTCGTGGATCAGAAGGCGGTGATCCACGACAGTGA
- a CDS encoding SDR family oxidoreductase encodes MEPVTLITGGSSGIGAATARALLEQGHRVAVTGRDAERLADFAASAGAGEQLLTIAGDTSDADDVAATVSQVLDSWGRLDTVIANAGFSLPGALEDHDPDAMRDMVLTNVLGPALLVRETLPHLRASRGRIVVVGSVAGIRYTPGNLYSVTKWAVHALVENVRLLVGKDGVGVTLIAPGVVDTAFWDERGGAPDAALTPEQIANAIVFALNQPADVVVNQLVVRPIGQVN; translated from the coding sequence ATGGAACCCGTCACACTGATCACCGGCGGTTCGAGCGGAATCGGCGCCGCGACCGCCCGCGCGCTGCTCGAGCAGGGCCACCGGGTCGCCGTCACCGGGCGCGACGCCGAGCGGCTGGCCGACTTCGCCGCCTCGGCCGGCGCGGGGGAGCAGCTGCTGACCATCGCCGGCGACACCAGCGACGCCGACGATGTGGCGGCCACCGTCTCCCAGGTCCTGGACAGCTGGGGCCGCCTGGACACGGTGATCGCCAACGCGGGCTTCTCCCTGCCCGGCGCGCTGGAGGACCACGACCCCGACGCCATGCGCGATATGGTGCTGACCAACGTCCTGGGCCCGGCCCTGCTGGTCCGTGAGACGCTCCCGCACCTGCGCGCCTCCAGGGGCCGCATCGTGGTCGTCGGCTCGGTCGCGGGCATCAGGTACACGCCGGGGAACCTGTACTCGGTCACCAAGTGGGCCGTGCACGCCCTGGTCGAGAACGTCCGCCTGCTGGTGGGCAAGGACGGCGTGGGCGTCACCCTCATCGCCCCCGGCGTGGTGGACACCGCCTTCTGGGACGAGCGCGGCGGCGCCCCGGACGCTGCCCTGACCCCCGAGCAGATCGCCAACGCGATCGTGTTCGCGCTCAACCAGCCCGCGGATGTGGTCGTCAACCAGCTGGTGGTGCGGCCGATAGGGCAGGTCAACTGA